In a single window of the Nitrospirota bacterium genome:
- a CDS encoding inorganic phosphate transporter yields MDTLVLIIAVTIVFIALFFDFSNGFHDSSNLVATMISSGALSPKGAVITAATFEFIGAYFLGTAVAKTIGKGLIETSLITISVVFAALLAAIVWNLFTWYFGMPSSSSHALIGGILGAVLIASGVEAIHWPTVETVILMLAITPITGLMAGFLFTKAIFTLFPNVMPTRVNRIFRRLQILSSIGLALSHGTNDAQKAMGAITMSLIILYQMSPETIEYFYRPSPEGEFIVPKWVIFACSTAIALGIASGGWRIIKTLGMKLYRIRPVHGFSAQSSSGSVIYLAALFGFPVSTTQVISSSVMGAGSAQRINAVRWGVVSEILLTWITTIPAAGVLGIVIYLAIKFLVDKLV; encoded by the coding sequence TTGGATACCTTGGTATTGATTATAGCAGTCACGATTGTTTTTATTGCACTGTTTTTCGATTTCAGCAATGGTTTTCATGACAGCAGTAATCTGGTGGCTACCATGATCTCTTCTGGTGCACTTTCACCTAAGGGTGCTGTAATTACGGCGGCAACCTTTGAATTTATTGGTGCCTATTTTCTTGGCACTGCAGTGGCAAAGACCATCGGCAAAGGGTTAATTGAAACAAGTCTTATTACCATTTCGGTGGTCTTTGCAGCTCTTTTGGCAGCAATTGTATGGAACCTCTTCACATGGTATTTTGGTATGCCTTCCAGTTCCTCCCATGCCTTAATAGGTGGAATATTGGGTGCTGTCTTAATAGCTTCAGGGGTTGAAGCAATTCATTGGCCTACTGTGGAAACTGTTATCTTAATGCTGGCTATCACACCCATCACAGGCTTGATGGCAGGGTTTTTATTTACCAAGGCTATTTTTACGCTCTTTCCAAATGTAATGCCTACCAGAGTCAATCGGATTTTCAGGCGATTGCAGATATTATCATCCATTGGTTTAGCTCTGAGCCATGGCACCAACGATGCTCAGAAGGCTATGGGTGCTATCACCATGTCCTTGATTATCCTCTACCAGATGTCTCCCGAGACAATAGAATATTTCTATCGTCCATCGCCTGAAGGTGAGTTTATTGTACCTAAGTGGGTTATCTTTGCCTGTTCCACTGCTATAGCCCTTGGTATAGCCTCTGGAGGTTGGAGGATAATCAAGACGCTGGGGATGAAGTTATATAGGATCAGGCCTGTGCATGGTTTTAGTGCACAAAGTTCTTCTGGTTCAGTTATTTATTTAGCGGCATTGTTTGGTTTTCCTGTAAGTACTACACAGGTAATTTCTTCCTCAGTGATGGGTGCAGGGTCCGCTCAGAGGATAAATGCTGTACGGTGGGGAGTGGTGAGTGAGATATTGCTTACATGGATAACTACAATACC